The proteins below come from a single Limosilactobacillus reuteri genomic window:
- a CDS encoding TetR/AcrR family transcriptional regulator encodes MADNKTDPRVIKTRNSLRKALVYLMRREKLEDISVQKITETANITRGTFYLHYKDKQDFIQSAIQEIIDDFFNQVMIDSNFSKERTVKVFSLHKAFQYIENNADIFDVLLNNEKNNFFYEQLYNRLANEMTHFNEQVNKNQQLKVPLNLQISFVDSAFLGLVSRWLEDGMIYTPRYMTQSVAKTLNQFSSENISLVSFFDGELEGTLEKI; translated from the coding sequence ATGGCTGATAATAAGACAGACCCACGTGTAATTAAAACACGTAATAGTCTGCGCAAAGCTCTTGTATATCTGATGAGACGTGAAAAGCTTGAAGATATTAGCGTCCAAAAGATTACTGAAACTGCCAACATCACTCGGGGAACTTTCTATCTTCACTATAAGGATAAACAAGATTTTATTCAGTCAGCAATCCAAGAGATTATTGACGATTTCTTTAACCAAGTAATGATCGATAGTAATTTTTCGAAAGAACGGACGGTAAAGGTGTTTTCACTCCACAAAGCGTTTCAGTATATCGAAAATAACGCCGATATTTTTGATGTTCTATTAAATAATGAAAAGAATAACTTCTTTTATGAACAACTTTACAATCGGTTAGCAAATGAAATGACACACTTTAATGAGCAAGTGAATAAGAACCAACAGTTGAAGGTCCCACTTAATTTGCAGATTTCCTTTGTTGATTCAGCATTTCTGGGTTTAGTAAGTCGGTGGCTAGAAGATGGCATGATTTATACTCCACGTTACATGACACAAAGCGTGGCAAAAACGTTGAATCAGTTTAGTAGCGAGAATATTTCTTTGGTTAGTTTTTTTGATGGTGAACTAGAAGGAACTTTAGAAAAGATTTAA
- a CDS encoding metal-sulfur cluster assembly factor gives MRDKQSIKDDIVQRLATVIDPELHIDIVNLGLVYTIDLDNDGICLIEMTLTTMGCPLTNVLADMVTKAVKEVPEVKNVDVEFVWEPAWTIDRMSRFAKLSLGVH, from the coding sequence ATGAGAGACAAACAATCAATTAAGGACGATATTGTTCAACGATTAGCAACAGTTATTGATCCTGAACTTCATATCGATATTGTTAATTTGGGACTCGTTTATACAATTGATCTCGATAATGATGGAATATGTTTGATTGAAATGACGCTAACGACAATGGGATGCCCATTAACAAATGTATTGGCTGATATGGTGACTAAAGCGGTAAAAGAGGTTCCAGAGGTAAAAAACGTTGATGTGGAATTTGTCTGGGAACCAGCTTGGACGATTGATCGGATGAGCCGTTTTGCTAAATTATCGTTAGGGGTTCATTGA
- the msrA gene encoding peptide-methionine (S)-S-oxide reductase MsrA: MSLDTAIFAGGCFWCMVQPFDTYPGIDKVESGYTGGHVANPTYEQVCSGTTGHTEAVKITFDPDKISYKDLVEIYWHQTDPTDASGQFQDRGDNYRPVIFVKNDEQRKTAEESKKALQESGRFGDAKIVTTIEDAQPFYPAEDYHQGFYKKDPQRFALEEAGGRQQFIEKYWKNN, from the coding sequence ATGAGTTTAGACACAGCAATATTTGCAGGCGGGTGCTTTTGGTGCATGGTTCAGCCGTTTGATACTTATCCGGGAATTGACAAAGTTGAATCAGGTTACACGGGTGGCCATGTTGCCAATCCAACCTATGAGCAGGTATGTTCTGGAACGACAGGCCATACAGAAGCAGTAAAGATTACTTTTGACCCCGATAAAATTTCATACAAAGACTTAGTAGAGATTTATTGGCACCAAACTGATCCGACTGATGCAAGTGGCCAATTCCAAGATCGGGGAGACAATTATCGTCCTGTAATTTTCGTTAAAAATGATGAACAACGTAAAACTGCAGAAGAGTCAAAAAAGGCTTTACAGGAAAGCGGCCGTTTTGGTGATGCAAAGATTGTAACAACAATTGAGGATGCGCAGCCATTCTATCCCGCAGAAGACTATCATCAGGGCTTTTATAAGAAAGATCCGCAACGTTTTGCCTTAGAAGAAGCTGGTGGCCGACAACAATTTATTGAGAAGTATTGGAAAAACAATTAA
- a CDS encoding ribosomal-processing cysteine protease Prp: MIRAQFNLDSNQRITSFKMTGHAESGPYGQDIVCAAVSALSISTVNGLEQVIHTKPHLKQDNDNGGFLEVTGLDLGHDSQILLKTFLNGLCDIQESYPQNIEVKMFD; the protein is encoded by the coding sequence ATGATTCGAGCACAGTTTAATTTAGATTCGAATCAGCGGATCACTTCTTTTAAAATGACTGGGCATGCTGAATCTGGTCCATATGGGCAAGATATTGTTTGTGCCGCGGTTTCTGCATTATCTATTTCAACGGTGAACGGCCTTGAACAAGTTATTCATACAAAGCCTCACCTTAAACAAGATAATGATAATGGTGGCTTTCTGGAAGTTACAGGATTAGACCTTGGTCATGATAGTCAGATCCTTCTTAAAACCTTTTTAAATGGATTATGTGATATCCAAGAAAGCTATCCACAAAACATTGAAGTAAAAATGTTTGATTAA
- the rplU gene encoding 50S ribosomal protein L21, protein MYAIIVTGGKQYKVEEGASIYVEKLDAKEGDKVTFDQVIFVGGDDTKIGTPVVDGASVEGTVDKQGKEKKVVTFKYKPKKHTHTKQGHRQPYTKVTINKINA, encoded by the coding sequence ATGTACGCAATTATCGTTACTGGTGGTAAGCAATACAAGGTAGAAGAAGGTGCTTCTATCTATGTTGAAAAGCTTGATGCTAAGGAAGGTGACAAGGTAACTTTTGATCAAGTTATCTTTGTCGGTGGAGACGACACTAAGATCGGTACTCCTGTAGTTGACGGTGCTTCTGTTGAAGGTACTGTTGACAAACAAGGTAAGGAAAAGAAGGTTGTTACCTTTAAGTACAAGCCTAAGAAGCACACTCACACTAAGCAAGGTCACCGTCAACCTTACACTAAGGTTACTATCAACAAGATCAACGCTTAA
- a CDS encoding aminotransferase class I/II-fold pyridoxal phosphate-dependent enzyme, with protein sequence MRKILNDVPTLKVFDFSQYVSKIPGIIKFTIGEPDFDTPEYVKRSGIESIENNRTHYALQRGTVGLRQAIADTLANKYGLQYDPATEILVTNGVTEGVSVAITAITNPGDIILVPTPTFSIYTPDVMIAGGMPVEVDTSKTGFKLTPALLKQYLDKYGDRVKGVVFVNPSNPTGITYTQAEMNELAALIKGKPIFAICDEIYSELNYDGEYSSMAKIIPDQTILANGFSKSYAMTGWRIGYLCATAKVTDLLFKVHAFAVTDIATFVQDAAEAALKAGDEATKEMDAQYIKRRDYMYKRLTEMGFECSQPMGAFYIFAKIPPFLDQDDNKLIYQLANEAKVAVTAGSNFGKGGEGYLRFSYATSIEQIKKGMDRLAEFCEKEQNNA encoded by the coding sequence ATGCGGAAGATCTTAAATGATGTTCCAACGTTAAAAGTATTTGATTTTTCCCAATACGTTTCAAAAATTCCAGGAATTATTAAGTTTACAATTGGTGAACCTGATTTTGACACACCAGAATATGTTAAAAGGTCCGGAATTGAGAGCATTGAAAATAATCGAACTCACTATGCTCTCCAACGTGGAACAGTGGGATTGCGTCAAGCGATTGCCGATACGTTGGCTAATAAATATGGCCTTCAGTACGATCCTGCAACAGAGATTCTTGTTACAAACGGAGTAACAGAAGGGGTTTCTGTTGCAATTACTGCAATTACTAATCCGGGAGATATAATTTTAGTTCCAACGCCTACTTTTTCAATCTACACGCCTGATGTAATGATTGCGGGAGGGATGCCAGTAGAAGTAGATACATCCAAGACCGGGTTTAAACTAACGCCTGCTCTTCTTAAACAGTATCTAGATAAATATGGTGATCGAGTAAAAGGAGTTGTTTTCGTTAACCCTTCTAACCCGACTGGAATTACCTATACTCAAGCAGAAATGAATGAATTAGCAGCCTTAATTAAGGGTAAGCCAATCTTTGCAATCTGTGATGAAATTTATAGTGAATTAAACTATGACGGTGAATACTCAAGCATGGCTAAGATCATTCCAGACCAGACAATTTTGGCTAATGGTTTTTCGAAGTCCTATGCAATGACCGGGTGGCGGATTGGATACCTTTGCGCAACAGCTAAAGTAACCGATCTGCTGTTCAAGGTTCATGCATTTGCTGTGACGGATATCGCAACATTTGTCCAGGATGCTGCAGAAGCCGCTTTAAAGGCTGGGGACGAGGCAACAAAGGAAATGGACGCCCAATATATTAAACGGCGTGACTATATGTATAAGCGGCTTACAGAGATGGGCTTTGAATGTAGTCAACCAATGGGCGCATTTTATATTTTTGCCAAGATTCCACCATTCCTTGATCAGGATGACAATAAGCTAATTTATCAACTTGCTAATGAGGCCAAAGTTGCCGTAACGGCTGGATCAAACTTTGGTAAAGGTGGGGAAGGATATCTTCGCTTTAGTTATGCTACAAGTATTGAGCAAATTAAAAAGGGAATGGATCGTCTCGCGGAATTTTGTGAAAAAGAACAAAATAATGCTTAA
- the rpmA gene encoding 50S ribosomal protein L27 has product MIMNLQFFSHHKGGGSTANGRNSAGRRLGTKAADGSIVTAGSIIYRQRGTHINPGENVGRGGDDTLYAKVAGVVKFERMGRSKRKVSVYPIAE; this is encoded by the coding sequence ATGATTATGAATTTACAATTCTTCTCCCACCACAAGGGGGGTGGTTCCACTGCTAACGGTCGGAACTCAGCTGGTCGTCGTCTTGGTACTAAGGCTGCTGATGGTTCAATCGTAACTGCTGGATCAATCATCTACCGTCAACGTGGTACTCACATCAACCCAGGTGAAAACGTGGGTCGTGGTGGAGACGATACATTATACGCTAAGGTAGCCGGTGTTGTTAAATTTGAACGCATGGGTCGCAGTAAGCGTAAGGTATCGGTTTACCCAATCGCTGAATAG
- a CDS encoding YggS family pyridoxal phosphate-dependent enzyme, producing the protein MTIVDKAKDVQEKIIAACKRSGRDPQDVQLLPVSKNHPAADIAELYKAGWNSFGENYVQELDKKHDELPADINWYMIGHLQRNKVKYIADYVTMIQSVDSLKLMKTIEKEGRKHNRIIPILIEVNVGEEESKFGVKPTLQDCMELAEASLQLPHVKLRGLMTSAPYYDDPEKTRPIFRRLRELCDEMNNQNDQLKLDVLSMGMTHDYEIAVEEGSTCVRVGTAIFGPRDYSNRQY; encoded by the coding sequence ATGACGATTGTTGATAAAGCTAAAGATGTCCAAGAAAAAATTATTGCTGCATGTAAGCGCAGCGGTCGCGATCCTCAAGATGTTCAACTGTTACCGGTTAGCAAAAATCATCCGGCGGCAGATATTGCAGAGCTTTATAAAGCTGGATGGAACAGTTTCGGTGAAAATTATGTTCAAGAATTAGATAAAAAGCATGATGAATTACCAGCCGACATTAACTGGTATATGATTGGCCACCTTCAGCGTAATAAGGTTAAATATATTGCTGATTACGTTACAATGATTCAATCAGTTGATTCCCTTAAGCTAATGAAGACGATTGAAAAAGAAGGAAGAAAGCATAATCGAATAATCCCGATTTTAATTGAAGTTAATGTTGGAGAAGAAGAGAGTAAATTTGGGGTTAAGCCAACTTTGCAAGATTGCATGGAATTAGCTGAGGCCAGTCTTCAATTGCCACATGTAAAGTTACGGGGATTAATGACAAGTGCTCCTTATTATGATGATCCGGAAAAAACGCGGCCGATTTTTCGCCGACTACGTGAATTGTGCGATGAAATGAACAACCAAAATGATCAATTAAAATTAGATGTTCTTAGTATGGGGATGACCCATGATTATGAAATAGCGGTAGAAGAAGGGTCAACCTGTGTGCGGGTTGGGACAGCTATCTTTGGCCCTCGTGATTACTCTAACCGGCAGTATTAA
- a CDS encoding M24 family metallopeptidase: MSRIKRLQKKFEKLYIDAFLVTDEKNIYYLTGFNLIEGDGCLLITKDNAIIITDDRYQLALEEFENDEVVGMITRDYYGSLNKICQGMKVTVLGYEDTVTYALFDMLDEQMATDLVPFHQQIERMRMIKDSDEVNALRASADLHSAGYRYLLENVHAGMTERHVANLLDFWMKEHGASGASFPTIIASGKNAAKPHATASKKVIEDGDIVTVDFGYYFNGYTADMTRTFAVGSIDPELRDAYQIVNEAREAVIQAAHVGQRGDQLDFAGRQLIEIAGYGDEFNHGMGHGIGLSVHELPASYGPSAQNIKLRNNEVITVEPGIYIPEIGGVRIEDDILVTHGGVEVLTKAPTDLIIVGK; this comes from the coding sequence ATGTCTAGAATTAAACGTTTACAGAAGAAATTTGAAAAATTATATATCGATGCATTTTTAGTAACGGATGAAAAAAACATTTATTACCTCACTGGCTTTAATCTTATTGAAGGCGATGGATGCCTTTTAATAACAAAAGATAATGCAATTATTATTACTGATGACCGGTACCAGCTTGCATTAGAAGAATTTGAAAACGATGAGGTTGTGGGAATGATTACCCGTGACTATTACGGTTCGCTTAATAAAATATGTCAGGGGATGAAAGTGACTGTTCTGGGATATGAAGATACAGTTACTTATGCCTTATTTGATATGCTTGATGAGCAGATGGCGACAGACCTTGTTCCTTTCCACCAGCAAATTGAACGGATGCGAATGATTAAGGATAGTGATGAAGTAAATGCCCTGCGTGCTTCTGCAGACTTGCATTCAGCGGGATACCGGTATCTTTTAGAAAATGTCCACGCTGGGATGACCGAGCGCCATGTTGCGAACTTGCTTGATTTTTGGATGAAAGAACATGGAGCGAGCGGGGCCTCTTTTCCAACAATTATCGCTAGTGGCAAAAATGCGGCCAAACCGCATGCGACGGCTTCAAAAAAGGTGATTGAAGACGGCGATATTGTTACTGTTGATTTTGGCTACTACTTCAATGGCTATACGGCAGACATGACCAGAACATTTGCCGTTGGTTCAATTGATCCAGAATTACGTGATGCTTATCAAATCGTCAATGAGGCCCGTGAAGCTGTAATTCAAGCTGCTCATGTTGGGCAACGAGGAGACCAACTTGACTTTGCGGGACGGCAATTAATCGAAATAGCAGGTTATGGGGATGAATTCAACCATGGAATGGGGCATGGAATAGGCTTATCGGTTCATGAATTGCCTGCTAGCTATGGACCCAGTGCTCAAAATATTAAATTGCGGAACAATGAAGTTATCACTGTTGAACCCGGTATCTATATTCCTGAAATCGGCGGGGTCCGGATAGAAGATGATATTCTGGTTACTCACGGTGGAGTTGAAGTGCTGACAAAGGCGCCAACTGATCTAATAATCGTAGGAAAATAG